The Apium graveolens cultivar Ventura chromosome 11, ASM990537v1, whole genome shotgun sequence genome has a window encoding:
- the LOC141695796 gene encoding uncharacterized protein LOC141695796, which produces MNAHITRKFKMPTIKAYDVTGDPENHVRIFSNALLLQPVNDAIKCRAFPQTLSGMAQRLYSHLTPNSIGSFRDLSQAFIKQFISGKVHEKSSVSLMSIVQGIKESLRDYLNRFTKDALEVPNLDNKVKMITLQQGTKDEFLKISLANN; this is translated from the coding sequence ATGAATGCCCATATCacaagaaagttcaagatgccaactataaagGCCTATGATGTAACTGGAGATCCGGAAAATCATGTTAGGatattctctaatgcactattgTTGCAACCCGTCAATGATGCAATCAAGTGTCGGGctttccctcaaaccctgtcgggaatggctcaaaggtTGTACAGCCATCTGACGCCCAATTCCATTGGGTCTTTTAGGGATCTAAGTCAGGCTTTTATAAAACAGTTCATTAGTGGGAAGGTGCACGAAAAAAGCTCAGTttccctcatgagcattgtgcaaggaATAAAAGAATCCCTTAGAGATTACCTGAACCGTTTCACCAAAGACGCCTTAGAGGTTCCTAATCTTGATAATAAGGTAAAAATGATAACTTTGCAACAAGGAACCAAGGATGAATTTTTAAAGATATCATTGGCTAATAATTAG